The segment CGCGTCGCGCGCCGGAAGGCTTGCACGACCTGCGGATCGGTCGCAAGGCCCAGGTAATCGTTAGACGAGAAATCGATCGCATCGCCGACCTGATAGGGTTCCAACGTACGATACCTGCCCTGCGAACGCACCTTCGCAAGCAGCGCTTCTATTCGACGTATGTACGTCATGCGCAGCGCTCGAGTTCGTGCGCCAACGCATCGAAGAACGCATCGATCTCATCCGGCCGCGAGTTAAGCGGCGGAACCAATTGCACGACATCCCCTATCGGGCGCGTAAAGTGTCCGCGCTCGTATAGCCCCTCCGCGATGCGCCACGCCGGGCTTGCATAGCTTTGCGCCGGGATAGCTTCGGAGCGCAACTCGATGCCGATCATCAAGCCGGCCGCTCGAACCTCGCGTACGAGCGGGTGTGACCGAAAACGCTCCAGCCCGATCGCCGCATGCCGCGCCAGGGCGGCCGCGCCATCCAACGTGCGCTCTTCCTCGAAACAATCGAGCGAAGCCAATCCGGCGGCGCATGCGATCGGGTTTCCGGCAAACGAGTGCCCGTGAAAAAAATGCACCGCGTCCCTCTGCTCACCGAGGAACGCTTCGTACATCGGGCGACGCGCCAGCGTTGCCGAGAGCGCGAGCACGCCTCCGCTCAAACCTTTGCCTATGCAGAGCAGATCGGGTTCGAGCCCGAGTTGCTGATATGCGAACATCGTGCCCGTACGTCCGAATCCGGTGGCGATTTCGTCGACGATCAAGAGCGTGTCCCGTTCGCGAAGGTTGGCGTACACCTCGGGCGGCACCAACCTCATGCCGGCCGCAGCTTGAACCAACGGTTCCACGATGACTCCCGCAACGTCGTCACCCAGGGGTCCCCGAAAGCGATCGTAGGGCAGCGATTCAAACAGCACTTCCGCAAAACGCTGTTTGAATACGGGGATATCCGAGAGGCTCATGGCGCCGGTGGTATCGCCGTGATAGGCGGCTGCCAATCGGACGAATCGTTTGCGTTGCGGCTGCCCGACGTTCTGCCAGTACTGTAGGGCCATCTTTAGGGCCGCTTCGATCGCACTCGCGCCGTCGCCGCCGAAGAACGCATAATCCATGCCGGTGATGCCGCACAGGCGATTCGCCAGCTCTTCCGCCGCCGGATTCGTCGCGCCTAACGTGGTCGCGTGGTCGAGTTCCGCCGCCTGGCGCGCGATCGCCTCAACGATGCGCGGGTGCGCGTGCCCGTGCACGATCGTCCAGATCGAACTCGTCGCATCGAATACGCGATGCCCGCGAGCATCCGTAAGCATCGTCCCGGCACCGCGAACGAACATCCTACGCCTCGCGTCGAAGGACTGCATCTGAGTGAACGGAAGCCAGAGGTGAGAATCGACCGAAAGCATGATGGACGACGAATTTCGTTTGGACGCACCCGTTATCATCGTCGGAGGAGGCCCGGTCGGCCTGGGCCTCGCGCTGGGCCTTGCCCGCTATCGCG is part of the Candidatus Dormiibacterota bacterium genome and harbors:
- a CDS encoding aminotransferase class III-fold pyridoxal phosphate-dependent enzyme, whose protein sequence is MFVRGAGTMLTDARGHRVFDATSSIWTIVHGHAHPRIVEAIARQAAELDHATTLGATNPAAEELANRLCGITGMDYAFFGGDGASAIEAALKMALQYWQNVGQPQRKRFVRLAAAYHGDTTGAMSLSDIPVFKQRFAEVLFESLPYDRFRGPLGDDVAGVIVEPLVQAAAGMRLVPPEVYANLRERDTLLIVDEIATGFGRTGTMFAYQQLGLEPDLLCIGKGLSGGVLALSATLARRPMYEAFLGEQRDAVHFFHGHSFAGNPIACAAGLASLDCFEEERTLDGAAALARHAAIGLERFRSHPLVREVRAAGLMIGIELRSEAIPAQSYASPAWRIAEGLYERGHFTRPIGDVVQLVPPLNSRPDEIDAFFDALAHELERCA